Proteins from a single region of Dyadobacter fanqingshengii:
- a CDS encoding DinB family protein yields MQNQPKPEVWLRGPLPEISDYLQPVAHALLQAQEEINAQLRNFPGTLLWERPAHVASVGFHLQHLTGVLDRLFTYARAESLSENQLAYLKSEGKPSSAESDVSELLETFNKQIMIALMQLKHTDKETLTQIRYVGRAMLPSTHLGLLFHAAEHTQRHTGQLLVTARILEQSI; encoded by the coding sequence ATGCAAAATCAACCGAAACCCGAAGTGTGGCTAAGAGGGCCGCTACCTGAAATCTCAGATTACTTGCAGCCTGTTGCGCACGCGCTTTTGCAGGCACAAGAGGAAATCAATGCACAGCTAAGAAACTTCCCCGGCACGTTATTATGGGAACGCCCCGCCCATGTTGCATCCGTAGGCTTTCATTTACAACACCTTACCGGCGTTCTCGACCGCCTTTTCACTTACGCCAGAGCAGAATCGCTGAGCGAAAATCAGCTTGCTTATTTGAAATCTGAGGGAAAGCCATCCTCCGCAGAATCTGATGTTTCAGAGTTGCTGGAAACATTCAACAAGCAAATCATGATTGCGCTAATGCAGTTGAAACATACGGATAAGGAGACACTTACACAAATCCGTTATGTAGGCCGTGCTATGTTGCCGTCCACACACCTGGGCTTGCTGTTTCACGCGGCAGAGCATACACAGCGGCACACGGGCCAGTTGTTGGTAACGGCCCGCATTCTTGAACAAAGCATCTAA
- a CDS encoding zinc dependent phospholipase C family protein, whose protein sequence is MFRLPPEMQVFYKKNIDFITENAVNPDQRRYAVVGEAERHYIDLDVYGDSALKVLPKFWNEAIRRIGEDSLRKHGIVPWYIQTGAYQLTEAFKEKDARKILRISADLGHYIADAHVPLHTTRNYNGQLTGQEGIHGFWESRLPELFAENYDLWIGQAMYQDNVASVAWQTVADSHAATDSVFLFEKQLSASFPTDKKFSYELRNNVLTRTYSLEFSTKYHEMLNHQVERRMKASVKMVGDIWFTCWINAGQPDLSTLKDFSLQESDQQDQQAESQSWIKRLFQIRPESED, encoded by the coding sequence GTGTTTCGCCTGCCGCCGGAAATGCAAGTTTTTTATAAAAAGAACATTGACTTCATCACGGAAAACGCCGTTAACCCGGATCAGCGTCGATATGCTGTGGTAGGAGAGGCAGAGCGGCATTACATTGATCTTGATGTGTACGGGGACAGCGCTTTGAAGGTCTTACCAAAATTCTGGAACGAGGCTATTCGGCGGATCGGAGAAGACAGTTTGCGCAAGCATGGGATTGTCCCCTGGTACATTCAAACCGGTGCTTACCAGTTAACGGAGGCATTTAAAGAAAAAGATGCGCGAAAAATCCTGAGAATTTCGGCAGACCTCGGACATTACATTGCCGACGCACATGTGCCCCTGCATACAACCCGGAATTACAATGGACAATTAACGGGTCAGGAAGGTATTCATGGTTTCTGGGAATCGCGGCTGCCAGAATTATTCGCTGAGAATTACGACCTATGGATAGGTCAGGCAATGTATCAGGACAATGTTGCTAGTGTAGCATGGCAAACCGTGGCAGATTCGCATGCCGCAACAGATTCGGTGTTTTTGTTTGAAAAACAGCTAAGCGCTTCATTCCCAACCGACAAAAAATTCAGCTACGAACTTCGCAACAATGTGCTTACCCGAACTTATTCACTGGAATTCTCAACCAAATATCATGAAATGCTAAACCATCAGGTCGAGCGGAGGATGAAGGCTTCTGTTAAAATGGTGGGTGATATCTGGTTCACCTGCTGGATCAATGCTGGGCAGCCGGACCTGAGCACGCTGAAAGATTTTTCTTTGCAGGAAAGTGATCAGCAGGATCAGCAGGCCGAAAGCCAGTCATGGATCAAACGTCTTTTCCAAATCAGACCGGAAAGCGAAGATTAG